In Megalobrama amblycephala isolate DHTTF-2021 linkage group LG9, ASM1881202v1, whole genome shotgun sequence, the sequence ctgaactcatgaagagcccaatctctgaatTAGATTTAtgttattgattacagcatcactgtgattctacagcagaagatcagctttatcaatataatataaaggatttcacatggtaaaaaaaaaattcacagacatcaagaatcagcctgtgaatctcaatgacggtgacaagcaacatattctgatcaacagatcaactctgaacattagaaaacaagctactaaaaagtcacataaacagaacaaaataaaatatgagaaaaaaggaaattactaagacaattaagctcataatttattcatgcagcaatgcatgatgggagccatggatgaattttgattggtggctcccagaatgcactgcaacatgctttgtcatggtcaccactgttgagattcacgggctgattcttgatgtctgtgtatgcctaaaattaatactttttttttgttcatcacaccttttctgaaatcatttgaatcatattgtaaaagctgatcttgtgctgtagaatcacagtgctgctgtaatcaataatgtgaatctaactcagagattgggctctagatgagttcagtgattcaggtcaaataatggttatgtgagaccataaccaacacctgatcatttctctttgcttgtctggctgttatgactcagttacagcccaaacaaattctaatattaataaggcaagggtcaagagcccaactaaagcaaacactcatctccacgatggtggcttaaaaattgtgatttttctcctttggtgattctgcgtgttcgtctatatcggatgtccagaagacgtcaaaaaaagacgtcataaaaactttcattctggcccctcagtggacgtcttttcaacctgagacaagacctcaaaaagacgtcttctggacgtaatttgctcagtgggatACCATATTGATGTTCATCCGTTTCCGAAAAAAGAAAGTTTTAGCGccattcagtggacatttcacGAAACGTACATGGCATGATGTATTTccgttttgcaaaaatgttccaACGGTACATTTTTCTGAGCCTGGGCTAACTTGCATAAGAATATAAGCCTAACACAATACGCTACAATAGATTTgctgctgaagaaacatttctgattattatcaatattgaaaaaaattgtgctgcttctttttgtggaaaacgtgatacactaccattcaaaaatctGGGGTAAGTGTCAATAAAGACGCTTATAATTATTCAGCCTAGGCTcatttgattggccatctcaaaCATTTCGACATTGATGAGcacttttaaaggggacctattatgccccattttacaagatgtaaaataagccactgatgtccccagagtgtgtatgtgaagttttagctcaaaataccccatagataattttttatagcatgttaaaattgccactttttggggggTAAGCAAAAACGCCATTTCagtgcggtccctttaaatgcaaatgagctgttgcGATcagcctaagagggcggagcttcaagagctcattctcggtgtcaggattcagtcaggacgcactataatgtcagaaactgcaaaTACATGCtacatggagatagaacaggtatagtttagttcaattatggttataacttatattgtcttcttccactatattagtacaagcctgttgtaccgCACCCCGTTCGAATGATGGCCAAATGATTGTGAAATGTGTGAAATGATTCGTGCAGACATAATTGAATTTCGGTGGCGTTGAGGGAGCATTTTTttcgaaaacaaaatgaatccacctcatcttcagcagctcagatttagggagtaaatgtagagagctatgtggattaatccatccagctacagaatgGGAGACATTCTTGTCAatgcagcaatggcggactgtatacaactcgctgtgaactcgctcagggcggttcaatgttaaaatggcagtgtctgtcaacattcgtgggtggggcctgtggctaatgtgacgCCACATTACCAGGGATCTGGAAATGGCTTGTTCAGAGACACTGcatatgatttatggggattaaaaaaaaaggagtggttggatttttatcattatagggtggttgtgtacacacactgccaacacacaattatagccaaacaccatgcaaaagtgaattttgcataataggtcccctttaaaagtcTAAGCATGCTAAAttgataagattttttttttgcctcaagtGGGCTGCGCGGGACATTCATCTGGGCTGTTGGAAGGATAGGCTATGTAAATTTACTATAATTCATTCTTTATGCATTGCCTGCAGCAATGGGCCGGCCCACATTGTACAGCGGCTCACCAGGAAAACTCCTGGTGCTCCAGATGGCCAGTCCACCACACCAATAAGGTTTGGAGCATAGAAATAAATAGCTTAATATTTAAAGTCATTGAGAAAACAAAATTGACTTGATAGAATATGCCCCGATTAATCAAACTAAATAATGGTTTATTTTTAGTAATCTTTAAGCAACAATTTCACTAGAATGTTGCCTAATAACATGATGCTCCACTGCTGAAACTACTTTGTTTTTTAAGCTGAAATTTGACGTTTGTATCCCTCCATGCCATTTTCAGTCAGTGAATGAGCCGCACCTGGTTTCTTCAAAAGTCTCTTGTGGTGAACAAGATGTTAACTTTGACCCAATCTTTTGAGACCATCAGAGATTTCTATCAGAGATCTTTCCTGTTTCACTTCTGCTTTAGTTTATTCTTAAAGCTTGGCATTGTGTACTGCATAAATTGTCACTTATGACAAATTGTTTGCGATGTTTCTAAtttctataacttttttcttCATGTTTAGCTAAAAATAGATAATTTTACATAAGTAAAAGGAGGTATGCAGAAGTATATGAAGTGTTGAACTGCATAACACACCTGCTCTGCTTGGCTGTTTATGATCACTAGATGTCCTCCTAGAGTCACACAGTGATCTCGACTCTGTGTCCAGTTCATCATGACCGTAGAGAAGTAGTAACACTTTCCCCCAAAATGAATCCAGTGGACAGAACAAAGTGCACAACCTGTGCTGTCTTTTGAGAAAGAGGTAGTGacaattcaattattcaattgTTTCAGACTCATTAAATGTCTTTTAACTTTGCACGAGGCTCAAATCTTAATACGTACGATTTAATCTGTTCAGCTTTCTAAGTGTCTCCTCATGCTGTTTTTGGAGCGCATCAAACTGTTCTTTGTAATCTGAATGACAAGGTCAAAAATAAACACAGTCAGGATGAAAATGATCCATTCTGCAGACCATTATACTCTTGAAGTTAATCAAAATTTGGTTCAGTGTGCAgaaattgtctaaacttgtgtCATGGGTGTGAAAGTGAAATGCAGTCTGGTGTAGTTGTCTGTAAGCCATGACTAGTACAGAAACAGTTATGAAAAGGGAGAAAACAAATGGatggggaaaaaacaaaaaaaacaaaacaaaaaaaaaaacgactgaCTCATATTTACTGAACAGAAAGAACTGAGATGAAATGCATTGGACATAAACTGGTTCAGCATGCACTTTGTCCAAGCCTTTTTGTATGTATGAATCTGAACGCATCATAACTTACTGGTGTAGTTGGTTTTAAGTTCCTCAAGCTCTCCTTCCATGACTGGTACAGAAACATGAAGACAATGgtggaaaaaagaaaacagacaGTCACTCACATAATTATTTGTCTTTGTGCAGAGTTAATGAAGCATGTTGCTGTACTGGTTGCATGAAACAAATTTTACTCACTTGTGCCGTTAGTTTGCTGGGCAGACAGTTTCACTGAAACACTGGTATCTGATTAAAGGTGAAACATAAGCAGTAGCACTGATataactttggtaacacttaggCAAGACATTcactattacagtttttcctaattgatttgacacatttctccaaAGTAATGTACACACAGTGATCTAAACCAAACGGTTCATCTGCAAAATAAagtactgcattttttttttctagtaatgcatttattaaaagtaaataatgttgatgttgaaaaattcatggTAAACAAAAGATTGAAACCAAactattttttactgtaagcatttgtggttgtgaatacagtattacacagtatgaaagaaaagaaatacatcCACCATGTGTAGTTATACAGAAACAATgattgtgtttgaaaaaggaaatcaagatactGTTACATTGTTGTGTTACATAGAGAATTGTGTgctgtgttttgcaaaaagtgttttgtGAAATTGAAAACTGAGTCAAAGACTGGCTTTGCAGATTTGGATGTTCTGAtgagtgtcaggtttcagaaaCTCTGACAAGTAAATattgtgtgtaagcagttgtTGCAGTGGTTCAgtctgagtaaaaaaaaaaaaaagaaaattatatatcTCTCAATTAAAGCAtcatctatttttttcctgtcaACCTTTGGCTGCACTACAGGATATGATGACGCTATCATTCATtgcccccagggcatccaagatgtaggtgactgtccaactgcgttcagcactcgttttattaaggtctgatcgcgctctgacaacggcagtgatgtctcgcgcttatacttcaatgagtgctagacatcactgccgttgtcagagcgcgatcagacctcactaacttagtgctgaacacagttggacatagtggtgttttagaggtaaaaaaaaaatgatttaaaaaaaaaaaaacggtttctctcacaaactgatcgtttcgtgtcttaggacatcaatgtgtcgtcacgagccgcagggtttaatttggatttgtctaagcaagttttatttactcttataagttcccattcactcccattatttgactgacagacagcagcagttaaaaatcatcatttgtgttctactgaagaaaaaaaaagtcacctacatcttggatgccctgggagtaagcagataaacatcaaattttcatttttgtgtgaactatccctttaaaccattcaagcgcgataagtcacaaaaaagaaaatctgtACTAGCACACTGTCTGTTAAGCAGCCATTGAAACAATTTTTgccattaaacatttaaaataaactgtctttatggtttttttttctgcatttttggagattcaatgtgaaaaatattacaattaaaatattacaaactaATGTTAGGTGTGATTTATCACAGTTAATTACAGAAAAGtgtcattgatttttatttgaatCGATTGACAGCTCAATATATACTCACACAGTATCCCTAGAATACAGAGACCTCCAAGAGCAAAAACAAGACAGAAGGCTAAAAAAATCAGAAGAACTTTAGTCCACTTAGGAGGATGAACTTCCCTCTTCCTTTCTTGATCTTTGTTGGAGTTACCTGAGGTCAAAAATTGTATGAGATGTTATTTCTAATCTCTGTCAAGATCTAGCAAAGAGTGAATGATAAACCGGGCTTTATATATGGTGAGCTAATGACACTAATGAGACACAGGTGAAAACAATAATGGAAGATGAGTCCAGGCAAAGGATAATGGCAAATTAAGTCTTTATGGAAATGGTGAAAGTCCTTGTTGGagcgccccctggtggctttcACGGGCAATCCagctggtgatcatgacaactTTTTCCAAccagacatttttttaattgtgttcTTGTCCTGAGAACTCAGTTTTGAagttacatttaattaaaatacctTCAGTTGACTCTTGTCTTAATGTTTGCCAGTGTATTTTAATTGTGATCATTGTTactcaaaatatataaaataaatgtactgaaagtttagtttgaagaaCAGAATTCACATGTTAAAATCTTAAGAGTTTCAAACTGGATGtttgaaataaaacatacaaaacgATAAAGATCTTGTGACAGCTACGCCTGTGAGACTCCTATCCCCTCATGATAGATGAGAAAAATTATATTACTGTTCTTCACAGCATCTTGAGAACATCAACACTTATAGTCGATACACCGGAAGTCAAATGGTCAACTTCACACCAGTTCTCACATCACTGTTGCTTTaggcagtatatttaaccacatTAATTCACGCTTTTGGCAGAAGCTTTTATCCAAAACAGCTTATATTGAGTTTAACATTGCATGTGaactctttcttctttctgaatCAATGACCTTGATGTTAGTATCATGATCTGCTGTCTGAGCTACAGGGAAGACatagctttttattttttatttaaatgacagtGTTGAGAGCatttgattcccagggaacacatgaatggaaaaaatattGAATGCAATGTAAGCTGCTTTGAACAAAAGAGTCTGCCAAATGTGTAATTGTTGAATAAACATGCAATCTTAAAGATGAATGCTCCAAACGGTGGTTTTCATAGCGATGCCATAGAACCATTTTAAGTCCCTCAAACAACCTTTATGTGAAcagttattaaaataacccccccctttttttttcttagtgtgaagaacatttttccaatataaagaaccttttgtggaatggaatgATTTCATGAATGTTAAAGGTTATTTATGGatccatcaatgccaataaataacatttagaattaagagtttaaaaatgaaaactttaaaCAGCATTACTACAGtgttaaattgttaaaatagaAATGAATGCATACCGATATCATCCCGGCCTTTACTTTTGAATTGAGAGCGGTTTTCATCTGATGCAACTGTAGAAAGTATGAAATCAGTATTTTCATAGATTGAATCCATTTCATGAGTCTGAAAGAAGACGTGTCTACTGAGACTTGAGTGCTGCTTGAGTTTGTTCAGAACAAGGAAGTCACATAAAATGTAGTTCACATTTAATACAAACAGGAAATTAAGAGGTTATGAGTATGAATACTCATACTCATACAGATCAAGCAACTAATAATTCATGTTTGAATATAATGAGATATAGTCTCTCAAATAAGGTATAATTATATGAATTTGAGTTCTACAAGAGAAAGGATGGTGGCAGAAGCATCACAATCGAGATATACTGCTCTGTCTTAAAACAGCATAAAATGTCTGTTGCTTCACTCACCctaatattaaaggattagtccacttttaaataaatttttcctgataatttactcacccccatgtcatccaaggtgtccatgtctttatttcttcagtcgaaaagaaattaaagtttttgatgaaaacattccaggattattctccttatagtagacttgaatgggcaccaaacagttgaaggtcataattagtttcactgttatatactattgaactagcatattgcatataaaaattagttcaaactttgacctgtggagggcagtaatacgcttagcagtgtctacactgctggaattcaaatagagaagaagaagaagagagctagttcaagatgagcatttctggttaaaacttacataattttcaatttttttcagaaaatgaccgatggtttcactataagacccttatttctcatctgggatcgtgttgaacaatttgaagctgcagtgaaactaattttgaccctcaactgtttggtgcccattgaagtctactataaggagaataatcctggaatgttttcatcaaaaactaaaaaatttttcgacagaagaaagaaagacatggacatcttggatgacatgggggtgagtaaattatcaggaaaagtttatttaaaagtggactaatcctttaagcagcaGCAGATCATGACACCTTCTAAAATACTCATTTGACTGCCATTCAGAGGTAGTTGTGCGTTccgacacttttttttttttcaatcattatgtaaatgatcaTAGTATAGTTGTCAGGCGCTGTAAGCTGCAGTAAGCACAACAATATTCAAAAGGAGTATAATAGTAAATTCCACTAGGAACACGTAGGAGAATCACAGGGGTAAAGCTCAGGAAATAACCACGCTTAACATAAACAATACCACACCACGAAACAAACCGAGGGCTTTAGAAGGGAGAGTGATCAGATGAACAGAAACAGGTGTGTAAACTAATTAACAACCAAGGAATCTAACTAGTGAACACAAGCAAACCAGAACAGGGAAAACAGAACCAAAACAGAACATGTTACAATAGTATGTCTCATCATCAGATTTGTTTTTAGAGGTGTGAAATGGATTATTTTTTAAggtctgctgcctttgacatcACAGAGTTTGGTACTATCTGTGGTTTTTGCAAACTATCACTTAAATATCATATTGACTTCTTATTTCCAGCCATATTGTAATTAAGAAGGTTGAGGGGAAATGCTCTGACATTTCATTTCACATTGTTTTGTTGTTAAACCTTATGACTTAAAATACATGGCTGTCAAaagattaaatttaaatttaaataatttaaaacaattcagCAGATTTTTATGAAACACATCCAGCTTCtttttaagaaaacaaaacaaagtacattttttttgtttttttttgtaatataacaTAACGGTGTATAAAGACTATGGACAGATATATTCCTGCAGCCTTGCTCTTTTACTCATATGTTTCTACAAGACTTTACCCTTTTTTCATCCTCTCAGATGTCTCACCCAATCAAaccaaaatgcaaaataacttATTAGCCATTTATTGAACTTTACTCTTTTACATACTCTTTTATCATTAAAATGACTTACGATTACAAATGATGAACTTCACAAGCATTATTGATCATACTAGATTCTTCAATAAAGCTGTAGAGGAAGCTGCATTACTGACCTCTTGTGGAGAAAAGAGAAGTGACAGGCAAAAGCTGcatgtaaaaatgcaaaattattAGTGATTAAATTCTGTattgtttctcacacaaacctaATATGGCTTCATGGGACTAAAAATATATGtagtttacattacatttacattattcatTTAGCTATAGCACACAGgtcttatttaaaaatacttattttaagtatatacttattttaaaaatgccagaCAAATCACAATCGGATACATTTCTCTGAAGAAGACATGCTGTTTTTCTTTTCCCTACATGTGCATGTACAAAATAGACCTCTTTCATTACATATCACTGTTTCTTTGCACAGATGAAGTTCAGCTTGTAATTGCAAGAAACATCAAACCAATTGTTTAAACCGCTGACATGAGGTTTCACAATACCACAGTCCTCTCCATTGGGATCTTCTACTCTCCAGTCATCAGGTTCACTTTTCTGAGTATTCCTCTCGTACCAAAACCTTCAATAGCAGAAACAGGCAGTCAGTGTTAAAACCATATTCTTCCTTTcgataatattttgaataaaaccTAGCTGTAGGTTTTGTAAAACAGGGGTTCTCAGACTGTTTTGGGGCCAGTGGGGTAGAAAATTATAACAGTGATTAAACCCAAAGTTAATGTGGGTGGGAGTAATGAACAcaatatgtttgttttgttggtCCCCATCTGTAAATATGCATGTtttaataatacagcattttctagAAAATAAGTTGTACCTGAGTAGTCACATTGGGTCAAACATAAATTGTTGAGATTtaaaaagacagaaatcgcaTCAGTGTATcagtcacattttattattattccaaaacaatgtaaaatactgttaaatacgACAAAAGGtttacaaatattataaacatgtattttatttccCCCTCACTCAACAACTTGAAatcctttaaatgtaattatattcggaacaaaacaataataaaatataaacagcctataaaataaataattcatgtTCTATTTTCTGACGTCAGGAAATTAACATAATGCTTGGTATTTTAATGTGACCTGGTATAACAAGATTTTTTTCTCCCCAAATCCtcacgtctctttccaggtttaaaatgtaattgtctCCCCTTTTCACTTCTAATCCCTATTAATAGTGTTTACTGGAATGCTTCTAAAGCAGctaaatacaatatttattgtcagtCAAAAAATTATTATCAGTCACTTATTAACACTCAATGTTCCAGTTAATAAGCATTTTTGATTAAGGCAGTATGTTATATTACAGTGATTAACACGTCCGTAATATTGCTGTGGACATAATCAGGGGTTATTCATGGTCTGTTGTGGTAATTTGTTAAtgcttttaaacttttaaacttttaaatttCCTTTTATGTTTGATtgttgaagggtgagtagaataatgttgtctcaaacattgttttgaaaatgattattattgcattcatatatatatatatatatatatatatatatatatatatatatatatatatatatatatatatatatatatatatatatatatatatatctacatagataaaaaaaattcagagtTCTTACTGTACTCCAGTTTCAGTGAGAGTTTGGTTATTCACCCAAACCCAGCGTCCTTCAGTGTCCAGATCATTGAGACCAATCCAATACCAGTCTTTCATTTTAGAGATCAGAAACATCTAATTGAgaaaaggcatatagttcataaTATAAAGCTACAAATTCAGTGGAGAGATGTGATGTTGTAATCCTTTTCTCTAAACTCTACACATAAagccacaaaacacacacacaacatgcaAAACATCTCTTGCAAAAGCAATCGCttaattcaaaattattttaactaTCCTAAAAAGGGTGTTTTTGTATAGTAACTCTACACGTAACCCATCAAATGATTTGCCATATACACATCAAACTATACACACAGATGATGAAAGAAAATGTATAACACTACTATCTTTTGTCTTTTGCTTGTTCACTGTGCAGTGTCATGCACAAGTTTGTCATATGTGCACAAATacactgtatatacagtatgtatgcaCAATTGTTGCACAGTTGATGATTTTTACAGTTGAACTAAATCAACACCGATCTGATTTGAGCTAAATAATGACACTGTTGGCTTGTTAGAGTTgatttacagcagaatttgaatgtgtttctattgtgaagctgctttgaaactgtctgtattgtataaaacgCTATAGAAATAAAACTTACAATTTACTTCTATATTcagtttatatttacaaaaataaactaCAATGCAGGGgtgaaaattttatttgtttcTCAAAACATTGAGTTTTGATTTCTAAGCGATATCAGATTAGGTATATTTACActttaaacaaatgaattaTGTTTAAGTGTTGTCATACATGATCACTGGGTGTAGATAATAGGGGAAATGATTGTGGTATTTAAATGGCAGTGATTTCTAAATTTGCAGTTTTGCAGACTTAGTCTCAAGATTATGTACATGAGTGAATGGTTTCACTGAGTGGGCCTCTACCACTTTTATTATGtaagcaatttttaaaaaactgtaaaacatttttgtatatTAAACCAGTTTATTTGGTTCAAATACAGTTCTTTGATTTGACGCACATCCAACATCAGTTACTTCAAGATTTCTTAGTCTTAcctgttctgattggctggttaTGATCACCAGATCAGCTCCTTTTGAAACACAGAAAGCACGACTGCTCAACCAGTTGAGTTTATGAGAGCTGAAGAAGTACAACTTTCCACCCCAAGCTGTCGAGATCGTTTCACAGTCCGAAGACTGACCTGTAAATGCAGAAATAAAAAGCATATAGAAAGGATCCATACTTCAGATCGTGACTCTCTttgaagttaaagggttagttcacccaaaaatgaaaattttcattaattactccccctcaagttatTCCAAATCTGTTGTAACAGTTCTATGTTGAATTTACTGTTAATTTAGTTCTTTTCCTCAACACTAGAGGGCAACGTCCTCAGGTATGAGGGTGAGGACACCAATATAAGCAGAGAGGAAATTAAGTTAAGGAAGTGTGGTAATACGAAATCGGGGTGTttcaaagccactggaaggcaaggttctttacatggaaatgacatagtgagtctcaaacaccattgtttcctccttcttaagtaaatttgatttttgcaaaagacctctgaagaacaggcaaatctcaacatagcACGGACTGTGATGCAagagtcgggatcattaatatgtacgcccccaacttttgcatatgccagcccatgttcaaggcattagacaagccagtattaacgtctggagcagcacagagcCCGCAGActatcaacagactttatgcaggtaagcaagagaggacaacagcgaaaaatggcagatggagcaataataactgacatgatccatgatatcatgatattttttagtgatatttgtaaaccgtctttctaaatgtttcgttagcatgttgctaatgtactgttaaatgtggttaaagttaccatcgtttattactgtgttcacagagacaagagccgtcgttattttcattattaaacacttgcagtctgtataatgcataaacacaacttcattctttataaatctctccaacagtgtgtaatgttagctttagccacggagcacagcctcaaacacattaa encodes:
- the LOC125276173 gene encoding C-type lectin domain family 4 member E-like, which translates into the protein MDSIYENTDFILSTVASDENRSQFKSKGRDDIGNSNKDQERKREVHPPKWTKVLLIFLAFCLVFALGGLCILGILYTSVSVKLSAQQTNGTIMEGELEELKTNYTNYKEQFDALQKQHEETLRKLNRLNHSTGCALCSVHWIHFGGKCYYFSTVMMNWTQSRDHCVTLGGHLVIINSQAEQDFLTSKVKVTHWIGLNDLDTEGHWFWVNNQPLNDSVTFWMKRENGISEPDNWTKEDEAGEDCASLGHPAGETDFWTDAFCFEKKRFVCEAAAAV